In a genomic window of Helianthus annuus cultivar XRQ/B chromosome 10, HanXRQr2.0-SUNRISE, whole genome shotgun sequence:
- the LOC110885011 gene encoding protein yippee-like gives MGRLFVVSLEGSIYSCKHCKTHLGLSDHIISKAFHCRHGKAYLFDKVVNVTVGEKEERMMITGMHTVVDIFCVGCGSIVGWKYESAHEKMQKYKEGKFILERFKVLGPDGSMYMLGQEVQVDGSDADDV, from the exons ATGGGTAGGTTGTTTGTTGTAAGTCTTGAAGGGAGCATCTACAGTTGTAAGCATTGCAAAACTCATTTGGGCCTCTCTGATCACATCATCTCTAAG GCTTTCCACTGTCGACATGGGAAAGCTTATTTATTCGATAAGGT TGTAAATGTGACAGTTGGAGAGAAAGAAGAACGGATGATGATAACTGGAATGCATACTGTTGTTGACATATTTTGTGTTGGATGTGGATCCATTGTCGGGTGGAAATAT GAATCCGCGCATGAAAAAATGCAAAAGTACAAGGAAGGGAAGTTTATTCTCGAGAG GTTTAAGGTTTTGGGACCTGATGGGAGCATGTATATGCTTGGGCAAGAGGTTCAGGTTGATGGAAGTGATGCAGATGATGTTTGA
- the LOC110885012 gene encoding wall-associated receptor kinase 2: MKFLVLMWAVFLRLAFTTSNNETYNLTNSTNLAKPGCESRCGDLIVPYPFGIGTNCSIGERFNIYCNKSVNPPKGSITKHDHSWIKLISDSTLRTSNLVAKRCSFPDGSWSTTNITSDYSRNFPYTISEVNKFTVIGCGSYAWLTSAAKNRTVSTGCMVFCSKPDEVAAAGDECSGNGCCESSIPQNINYYKTQVDSLTNSGNVSFAPCTYAFVGEENVFKFKGISDLRATDRFDNSFKDRIEDTVPIVLDWAIGNMSCAEAEATNDFACRYSNSECVSSTREAGGYRCVCKQGYQGNPYLSPGCQDINECGDVKQFPCYGDCTNTEGNYTCTCKKGYFGDATIKDNCQRRRNSFNPLHLSLGLGLGFLTLLIGLSVLYLLFKQRKLIKLREQLFEQNGGVLLEDKLRTAGRSVMKIFQVEELEKATNNYAEDNIIGRGGNGIVYKGTLPDTRIVAIKKSQRLDQEQRDQFINEMVILAQINHPNVVQLLGCCLETDVPLLAYEFISNDTLHRHIHNYRASGKMRLSWDSRLRIAHESAGALAYLHTDARMSIIHRDVKSTNILLDDNYVAKIADFGASRLVPLGHDQVTTLVQGTIGYLDPEYFHTGHLTDKSDVYSFGVVLAELLTGKKPIDAQRGLEDTNIATYFVKAKKQNRLLEILDHQVVKEATDEQLKVACDLVCRCLNQVGGNRPSMKDVTMELETLRKFSKQHPWISEENYTITHSLTIESEEQELYTVPLVSNSDTFGEYSSSTMGMKEIMLHVQSPR, encoded by the exons ATGAAATTCCTTGTTCTAATGTGGGCAGTATTTCTAAGGTTGGcctttacaacatcaaataatgaAACCTACAACCTCACCAACTCAACAAACTTAGCAAAGCCAGGCTGCGAAAGCCGATGTGGGGACTTGATTGTTCCCTATCCATTTGGAATTGGTACAAATTGTTCTATAGGCGAGCGGTTCAATATCTACTGCAACAAATCCGTAAACCCTCCAAAGGGCTCTATCACAAAACATGATCACAGCTGGATCAAACTGATATCTGACTCCACCCTCCGGACTTCCAATTTAGTCGCAAAGAGATGCTCTTTTCCAGATGGCTCTTGGAGTACAACCAATATTACCTCGGACTATAGCCGTAATTTTCCATACACCATCTCAGAAGTAAATAAGTTCACAGTCATCGGCTGTGGTAGTTATGCGTGGCTGACCTCAGCAGCAAAGAATAGGACTGTGTCTACAGGGTGTATGGTGTTTTGCTCAAAACCGGATGAGGTTGCAGCAGCAGGTGATGAGTGCTCAGGAAATGGTTGTTGTGAATCATCCATACCCCAAAACATAAACTACTATAAAACTCAGGTCGATAGCTTGACGAATTCAGGCAACGTGTCGTTTGCTCCTTGTACATATGCCTTTGTTGGTGAGGAGAATGTATTCAAGTTTAAGGGTATCAGTGACTTAAGAGCAACTGATAGATTCGACAATTCCTTCAAAGATAGGATTGAAGATACTGTGCCGATAGTGCTTGACTGGGCTATCGGTAATATGAGTTGTGCTGAAGCAGAAGCAACCAATGATTTTGCCTGCAGATATTCAAATAGCGAGTGTGTTAGCTCCACAAGGGAAGCCGGTGGGTACCGTTGTGTATGTAAACAAGGCTATCAAGGAAATCCATATCTGTCTCCAGGCTGCCAAG ATATCAACGAGTGTGGTGATGTGAAACAGTTTCCATGTTATGGAGATTGTACGAATACTGAGGGGAACTACACATGTACATGTAAAAAAGGCTACTTCGGTGATGCCACCATTAAAGATAATTGTCAGCGGAGACGAAATTCATTCAACCCTCTTCACTTATCTTTAG GTTTAGGGCTTGGGTTCCTCACATTACTGATTGGATTATCAGTGTTGTACTTATTGTTTAAGCAAAGAAAGCTAATTAAGCTAAGAGAACAACTATTTGAGCAAAATGGGGGTGTACTATTGGAAGATAAACTTAGGACAGCAGGTCGTAGTGTTATGAAAATCTTTCAAGTTGAAGAGCTAGAAAAGGCGACCAACAATTATGCGGAAGATAATATTATTGGAAGAGGAGGTAATGGCATTGTGTACAAGGGAACCCTACCAGATACACGTATAGTAGCAATCAAAAAGTCCCAAAGATTGGACCAAGAACAAAGGGATCAATTTATAAATGAAATGGTAATCCTTGCACAAATTAATCACCCAAACGTGGTGCAACTTTTGGGATGTTGTCTGGAAACAGATGTCCCATTGCTAGCTTATGAATTTATTTCTAATGATACTCTTCATCGACACATTCATAATTATAGAGCAAGTGGGAAAATGAGATTGTCATGGGATAGCCGTTTAAGGATAGCACATGAATCGGCTGGTGCACTTGCTTATCTTCACACAGATGCTAGAATGTCCATCATACATAGAGATGTGAAATCTACTAACATATTGTTGGATGACAATTACGTCGCAAAAATTGCAGATTTTGGTGCTTCAAGGCTAGTCCCACTGGGTCATGATCAAGTCACTACTCTAGTTCAAGGGACCATAGGATACTTGGATCCTGAATATTTCCATACAGGTCATCTAACAGACAAGAGTGATGTTTATAGCTTTGGAGTGGTTCTTGCAGAACTCTTAACAGGAAAAAAACCTATTGATGCACAAAGAGGTTTGGAGGATACAAATATTGCAACATATTTTGTGAAGGCAAAGAAGCAAAATCGATTGCTTGAGATTCTTGACCATCAAGTGGTAAAGGAAGCAACTGATGAGCAACTAAAAGTAGCATGTGACTTGGTTTGTAGATGCCTCAACCAAGTAGGTGGGAACAGACCTAGCATGAAAGATGTGACCATGGAGCTTGAAACATTGAGGAAGTTTAGCAAACAACATCCTTGGATTAGTGAAGAAAACTACACTATCACACATAGCTTAACGATTGAAAGTGAAGAGCAAGAGCTTTATACTGTTCCTCTAGTTTCTAATAGCGACACATTTGGAGAATATAGTTCAAGCACTATGGGAATGAAAGAAATAATGCTCCATGTACAAAGTCCACGTTAG